A stretch of Aureispira sp. CCB-E DNA encodes these proteins:
- a CDS encoding NAD(P)H-dependent glycerol-3-phosphate dehydrogenase codes for MEESEQKAPVGVIGSGSFGMAIANLLSENVDVLLYARREEVRQAIEKREGRYSVLSPRIQAVSDLKLVANSCQLIFPIVPSQAFRSMMQKLSPYLSPTHFLIHGTKGLDIATLAEGESLRPQHIKTMSQVIQEESIVCRIGCLSGPNLSKEIMEGQPAATLIASPFTEVIKAGQAVLKSNRFQVYGDHDIIGAELAGALKNIIALAAGILGGKGLGKNLWALLVTRGLSEMIHIGKAVGADVKPFLGVAGIGDLVATASSENSRNYQAGYRLGKGETLEEIMETSVDVIEGVKTLETIRALGAHLKITTPIVEMLYRVFFKQMPIDTAIQVLITYPYAVDVDFL; via the coding sequence ATGGAAGAATCAGAACAGAAAGCACCCGTCGGAGTTATTGGTTCCGGAAGTTTCGGAATGGCTATTGCCAATTTATTATCAGAAAATGTAGATGTTTTGTTGTATGCTCGACGAGAAGAAGTACGTCAAGCTATAGAGAAACGAGAAGGACGATATAGTGTTCTATCTCCTCGTATACAGGCTGTATCGGATCTAAAATTGGTTGCCAATAGCTGTCAACTTATTTTTCCAATTGTGCCATCACAAGCATTTAGAAGTATGATGCAAAAACTGAGTCCTTACCTATCTCCTACACACTTCCTTATTCATGGTACGAAGGGGCTTGACATCGCTACCTTAGCAGAAGGTGAATCACTACGTCCTCAACACATCAAAACGATGAGTCAGGTCATCCAAGAAGAAAGCATTGTTTGTCGCATTGGTTGTTTATCAGGTCCTAATCTATCTAAGGAAATTATGGAAGGACAGCCTGCTGCTACACTTATTGCAAGTCCTTTTACTGAAGTTATCAAAGCTGGACAAGCTGTCCTAAAAAGTAATCGCTTTCAAGTGTATGGTGATCACGATATTATTGGTGCAGAACTAGCTGGAGCACTCAAAAATATTATAGCCTTGGCTGCTGGCATTTTAGGTGGTAAAGGGCTTGGAAAAAACCTTTGGGCTTTGTTAGTGACTCGTGGTTTGTCTGAAATGATTCACATAGGAAAAGCTGTTGGTGCAGATGTAAAGCCATTTTTAGGAGTAGCTGGTATTGGTGATTTGGTGGCAACTGCATCTAGTGAGAATAGCCGCAATTATCAAGCTGGATATCGTTTGGGAAAGGGGGAAACACTCGAAGAAATTATGGAAACATCGGTTGATGTTATTGAAGGGGTAAAAACTCTAGAAACCATTCGTGCCTTGGGAGCTCACCTAAAAATTACAACACCTATTGTTGAAATGCTTTATCGAGTATTCTTCAAACAAATGCCCATCGATACAGCTATTCAAGTCTTAATTACTTATCCTTATGCGGTTGATGTTGACTTTTTGTAA
- a CDS encoding Crp/Fnr family transcriptional regulator: MQTYEFINSKFECDFSANSDLPIKIYTKHIPANQVITNFGVVEKYCYFLVDGIAQIGTETVNFEYRIIDFLFPNRYFNAYMSFVTQEPSTAEIKSITDCQVEYFIYDDLQEAYKDSFLVNKIGRVLTEESFILKHQRELDFLTKSAKERYVSLLTRCPNIVQQVPIKSIALYLGIHPESLSRIRKNITK; encoded by the coding sequence ATGCAAACCTACGAATTTATCAACTCAAAGTTTGAATGCGACTTTTCAGCCAATAGCGATTTACCTATTAAAATATATACAAAACATATCCCTGCCAATCAGGTGATTACGAATTTTGGAGTTGTAGAAAAGTATTGTTATTTCTTAGTTGATGGGATTGCTCAAATAGGAACAGAAACGGTTAATTTTGAGTATAGAATTATTGATTTTCTTTTTCCCAATCGTTATTTTAATGCTTATATGTCTTTTGTAACCCAAGAGCCGTCTACTGCCGAGATTAAATCTATTACAGATTGCCAAGTAGAGTATTTCATCTACGATGACTTGCAAGAAGCCTATAAAGATTCGTTTTTGGTGAATAAGATAGGGAGGGTGTTAACAGAAGAGTCCTTTATATTAAAACACCAGAGAGAGCTTGATTTTTTGACAAAATCAGCAAAAGAGCGGTATGTAAGTTTATTAACTCGTTGTCCCAATATCGTTCAACAGGTACCTATAAAAAGCATTGCACTTTATTTAGGAATCCATCCAGAAAGTCTTAGTAGAATTCGAAAAAACATTACAAAATAA
- a CDS encoding T9SS type A sorting domain-containing protein, with protein sequence MKSIVYKQMLLFLLGLIGNNLFAQTISGPTEICPGINLVTGSYTLTDNTCSSISNINWNLNYPTTSVTAGSNPVTITWSTLGSGPDQATLTATYDCTTYDSDGNPQTQSKTATLIIYILNVNTPIIASPSSINLLCNDVTPFTISIAPQPGPASYSVEHPDCFSYTYANNQFTFTPDAAAYGEICITIAQTSCNIEKTECITVARNCANDLTFSSASPITNEYNSVNNYIVASDVSTNTFSNVEFKAGKAVTLEPGFSANEVFLAHIGPCSCLPEGITGCFYGKSRSSRSNRNDARSNKLVNIPEHKMETISSAPSESTFGIYPNPTQGVFTIHLEEVSSDAVVQVFDLMGRLRKTVAIKHIQQTIDASELENGVYIVVLSGQERLLKEKIILSK encoded by the coding sequence ATGAAAAGTATTGTATATAAACAAATGCTGTTATTTCTGTTGGGGCTTATAGGAAATAATCTTTTTGCTCAAACTATCTCAGGTCCAACTGAAATTTGTCCAGGAATAAATTTGGTAACAGGTTCCTATACATTGACGGATAACACTTGCTCAAGTATTAGTAATATCAATTGGAATCTAAATTATCCGACAACATCAGTAACAGCTGGATCAAACCCTGTGACCATAACATGGTCTACCTTAGGAAGTGGTCCAGATCAAGCAACCTTAACAGCAACCTATGATTGCACCACTTATGACAGCGATGGTAATCCACAAACTCAGAGCAAAACAGCAACTTTAATCATTTATATTTTAAATGTTAATACGCCTATTATTGCCTCACCTAGTAGCATTAATTTGTTGTGTAATGACGTAACGCCATTTACGATTAGCATAGCTCCTCAGCCAGGTCCTGCTTCTTATAGCGTAGAACATCCCGATTGTTTTTCATATACATATGCTAACAATCAGTTTACTTTTACGCCTGATGCTGCTGCTTATGGTGAAATTTGTATTACTATTGCTCAAACATCCTGCAATATAGAAAAAACAGAGTGTATTACAGTAGCAAGAAATTGTGCCAATGATTTAACTTTTTCAAGTGCTTCTCCCATAACCAATGAATATAATTCCGTTAATAATTATATTGTAGCTTCCGATGTTTCAACCAACACCTTTAGCAATGTAGAATTCAAGGCAGGGAAAGCAGTTACTCTGGAGCCCGGTTTTTCTGCCAACGAAGTATTTTTAGCACATATAGGTCCCTGTTCTTGTTTACCTGAAGGGATTACAGGCTGTTTCTATGGAAAATCTCGTTCTAGTAGATCCAACAGAAATGATGCAAGAAGTAATAAACTTGTCAATATTCCAGAACATAAAATGGAAACTATTTCTTCTGCTCCTTCTGAAAGTACTTTTGGTATTTATCCCAATCCAACACAAGGAGTCTTTACTATTCATCTAGAAGAAGTATCCTCTGATGCTGTTGTTCAGGTTTTTGATCTAATGGGGCGTTTGCGAAAAACGGTTGCTATCAAGCACATTCAACAAACTATAGATGCTTCTGAATTGGAAAATGGAGTTTATATTGTTGTTCTTTCTGGTCAAGAAAGATTACTCAAGGAAAAAATAATCCTTTCCAAATAG
- a CDS encoding aldo/keto reductase, producing MEYRRLGKSGLQVSALSLGSWLTFGKQIGDDVAEDLMVDAYDKGVNFFDNAEIYARGKSELVMGKILKKQGWRRSSYVVSSKAYFGDGNSLPNETGLSRKHLIEACEAALKRLQVEYLDLYFCHRPDKNTPIEETVRTMNTLIQQGKIFYWGTSEWSAQEIMEAHMVAEKYGLIGPTMEQPQYNMFHRAKVEVEFSQIYKTVGLGTTIWSPLASGVLTNKYIDGKSTEDTRLGMDGLEWLKERSLTEERLNTVRGLSKVADDLGTSVAKLAVAWCLSNPNVSTVILGASKLHHLQETLTSIDLLDQMTPDVMAAIEEVLGNKPERPAF from the coding sequence ATGGAATATAGAAGATTAGGAAAATCAGGTTTACAAGTAAGTGCTCTTTCCTTAGGTTCTTGGTTGACTTTTGGAAAACAAATTGGAGATGATGTTGCCGAAGATTTAATGGTTGATGCTTATGACAAAGGAGTTAACTTTTTTGACAATGCAGAGATTTATGCTCGTGGAAAATCAGAATTGGTGATGGGAAAAATTCTGAAAAAGCAAGGGTGGAGAAGAAGCTCTTATGTGGTGTCAAGTAAAGCCTATTTTGGGGATGGAAACTCGTTGCCGAATGAGACTGGTTTGAGCCGAAAGCACTTGATAGAAGCTTGTGAAGCTGCTTTAAAGCGTTTGCAAGTAGAGTATTTAGACTTGTATTTCTGCCATCGTCCGGATAAAAATACGCCAATAGAAGAGACAGTGCGTACGATGAACACACTAATTCAGCAGGGAAAAATCTTTTATTGGGGAACATCAGAATGGTCGGCACAAGAAATCATGGAGGCGCATATGGTGGCCGAAAAATATGGCTTGATAGGACCAACTATGGAACAACCTCAATACAATATGTTTCACAGAGCTAAAGTAGAAGTAGAATTCTCTCAAATATACAAGACGGTAGGATTAGGAACAACTATTTGGTCTCCATTGGCATCTGGTGTTTTGACGAATAAATATATTGATGGGAAAAGTACAGAGGATACTCGATTAGGAATGGATGGTTTAGAGTGGTTGAAAGAGCGCTCCTTGACAGAAGAACGTCTGAATACGGTTCGTGGTTTGTCCAAAGTAGCCGATGACTTGGGAACCTCTGTTGCAAAACTAGCTGTAGCTTGGTGTTTAAGCAATCCTAATGTTAGTACGGTTATCCTAGGCGCGTCTAAATTGCATCATTTACAAGAGACATTAACATCTATTGATTTGTTGGATCAAATGACTCCAGATGTAATGGCCGCAATAGAAGAAGTACTTGGAAATAAGCCAGAACGTCCTGCTTTTTAG
- a CDS encoding GNAT family N-acetyltransferase — translation MIRIAQESDIAEMLAIYAPFVENTAVTFDMKVPTLVEFTKKIQTIQKEAPCLVYESNGEVLGYAYASAHRAKEAYKWTREMSVYIREDSKTKKYGTALYSSLIELLKCQNYRSVLAGITLPNIPSVNFHERFGFHPVGVYDNVGYKLGKSHRVGWWQLMLRDYQEPAKEIISLEQVLNTEEGQKALKKGESRILA, via the coding sequence ATGATTCGTATCGCTCAAGAGTCAGATATAGCCGAAATGTTGGCTATTTATGCTCCTTTTGTAGAAAATACTGCTGTTACATTTGATATGAAGGTCCCCACCTTAGTAGAGTTTACAAAAAAAATTCAAACCATTCAGAAAGAAGCACCGTGCTTGGTCTATGAATCGAATGGAGAAGTACTAGGGTATGCTTACGCTAGTGCCCACCGCGCCAAAGAGGCGTATAAATGGACTAGGGAGATGTCCGTTTATATTCGGGAAGATTCTAAAACTAAAAAATATGGCACAGCTTTATATTCGTCTTTAATTGAATTACTCAAATGCCAAAATTATCGCAGTGTATTGGCGGGTATTACACTCCCCAATATACCAAGTGTTAATTTTCACGAGCGTTTTGGTTTTCATCCTGTGGGGGTGTATGACAATGTGGGATACAAGCTAGGAAAATCGCACCGAGTAGGGTGGTGGCAACTAATGTTAAGGGATTATCAAGAGCCTGCCAAAGAAATTATTTCTTTGGAGCAAGTCCTAAATACAGAAGAAGGGCAGAAGGCGTTGAAAAAGGGAGAGTCTAGAATTTTAGCTTAA
- a CDS encoding GTP-binding protein gives MSEDRVPVTILTGFLGAGKTTVLNHLISTNPNTKFAIIENEFGDIGIDNELVVGADSGIFEMSNGCICCTLNGELVQTLVDLVNGEHEFDHLIVETTGIAEPDGVAAAFVAEPAIQSRFRLDATICLVDAHHAEDILKDREEAKRQLTFADYIVINKASEVSADYIKQLETILKQANSFAAITHCDYGKVSSNLLTLNAYDVHQVERKLNEAHAHHHHDHNHDHDHECDASCPAHDHEHHHHHSDIVTQSFIIKEPLDVLKFRHWLNVLLMIQGKHLYRVKGIMNFQYQDKRTIVQSVKQMCVFTAGDDWNEGEERVTKIVFIGKHLRRDILEKQLQNCLFK, from the coding sequence ATGAGTGAAGATAGGGTTCCCGTGACCATACTAACAGGTTTTTTAGGTGCAGGAAAAACAACTGTACTGAATCATCTAATTTCTACCAACCCTAATACAAAATTTGCTATTATTGAAAATGAGTTTGGAGATATAGGAATTGATAATGAGTTGGTAGTAGGAGCAGATAGTGGTATTTTTGAAATGTCTAATGGCTGTATTTGTTGTACCCTAAATGGTGAGTTGGTGCAGACATTGGTAGACTTGGTCAATGGTGAACATGAGTTTGATCATTTGATTGTTGAGACGACTGGAATTGCCGAGCCAGATGGAGTTGCGGCTGCTTTTGTAGCAGAACCAGCTATTCAAAGTCGTTTTCGTTTGGATGCCACAATTTGTTTGGTAGATGCACATCATGCAGAAGATATTCTGAAAGATCGAGAAGAGGCCAAACGTCAACTTACGTTTGCAGATTATATCGTTATCAATAAGGCTAGTGAAGTCTCTGCGGATTATATCAAACAATTGGAAACAATTCTTAAACAAGCGAATTCTTTTGCGGCAATTACGCATTGTGACTATGGAAAGGTGTCCTCTAATTTATTGACTTTGAATGCCTATGATGTTCATCAGGTTGAGCGAAAATTAAATGAGGCTCATGCACATCATCATCACGATCATAATCACGACCACGATCACGAATGTGATGCATCTTGTCCTGCACATGATCATGAACATCATCATCATCACAGTGATATTGTCACGCAAAGTTTTATAATTAAAGAACCCTTAGATGTTTTAAAATTTAGACATTGGTTGAATGTTCTTTTAATGATCCAAGGGAAACATTTATATCGCGTCAAGGGGATTATGAATTTCCAATACCAAGATAAACGAACTATTGTACAATCGGTGAAGCAAATGTGTGTCTTTACTGCAGGAGATGATTGGAACGAAGGAGAAGAAAGAGTTACCAAAATAGTATTTATTGGAAAGCATTTAAGAAGGGATATTTTAGAAAAACAACTTCAGAACTGTCTTTTTAAATAG
- a CDS encoding zinc-dependent metalloprotease has product MTYYFLQAFRVVLLLMATSFWLQAQHLDCGTSYEYGEKIKQRMLDNRRQHSSLMSRYNQARSGNNTVYIPVQFHIVNKTDGTGGEKVQDVLDNLCKLNSDFAPINVEFYMYKPINFINKDLLYTNDENSGMGSYFMGLLKEPGVVNIFIGNEIISPQGGTILGYYDPNLDAIYAIQDAVNGYSYTLTHEAGHFFSLPHTFAGWERQDYNTVTANSNGITPKKLPNGAIVERLPRTGGQENCQIAGDGFCDTDPSYLFGYYRGVYNRGTHFCEHASAAVDPTGKLFRPDLIRPATRFSMKEDDPAFTELLTTNAFVGTYFPPKTLLLVETSFTPQGGTPTIMWKDTIGNSDTTDYNLQTNSNLIGLGMDQVKIGHISMGDYYLDQNIVVSGSPDVSKSATVPAEYRVIPGGAYTTEMSSLELLNSGTTTISSGITVEVEERLYHKITGLVASESWTIQVATPLPPGITTLPASNLYKQKSTIAGCTFDIKLEAPYTTVTGTSSENIMSYYSTNCKNTFSAEQAVAMQLDIASRGLATRYPAPTATLITSQVATIYPVQNITTPNNTVNFSWNAITGATSYHVYVYQVDALGNPLLNGDKLDFIVTSPNLSVSLKPSSKYEWKVTPLNAVSFCDPNTSSSEVLFETGLSTSVTSLNTPLSTLNVYPNPIAQDKVVTLEINSKVVEQVTVSILNALGQEVMPAQSVELIEGVNKNQLDVRTLSAGLYLINVKNKDGIQSSKLVIE; this is encoded by the coding sequence ATGACATACTACTTTTTACAAGCATTTAGAGTTGTATTACTCTTAATGGCAACGAGTTTTTGGTTGCAAGCACAACATTTGGATTGCGGAACCTCTTACGAATATGGGGAAAAAATTAAACAACGAATGTTAGATAATAGAAGGCAACATAGTAGTTTAATGTCCCGTTATAATCAAGCTCGCAGTGGCAACAATACGGTGTATATTCCTGTTCAATTTCATATTGTCAATAAAACAGATGGAACAGGGGGAGAAAAGGTACAAGATGTGCTTGATAACCTTTGCAAGTTAAATTCAGATTTTGCCCCTATCAATGTAGAGTTTTATATGTACAAGCCCATTAATTTTATTAATAAAGATTTATTGTATACGAATGATGAAAATAGTGGTATGGGGTCTTATTTTATGGGTTTACTAAAAGAGCCCGGTGTCGTGAACATATTTATTGGTAATGAAATTATCAGTCCACAAGGTGGAACAATTTTGGGGTATTATGATCCTAATCTCGATGCTATTTATGCCATTCAAGATGCTGTTAATGGTTATTCTTATACCTTAACACATGAAGCTGGGCATTTTTTCTCTTTACCACATACTTTTGCGGGGTGGGAACGCCAAGATTATAACACAGTAACGGCTAATTCTAATGGAATTACGCCTAAAAAATTACCTAATGGTGCTATCGTAGAGCGATTGCCAAGAACAGGAGGGCAAGAAAATTGTCAAATCGCAGGCGATGGATTTTGTGACACAGATCCTAGTTATTTGTTTGGATATTATAGAGGTGTTTACAATAGAGGAACACATTTTTGCGAGCATGCATCTGCAGCAGTCGACCCTACAGGAAAACTGTTTCGTCCAGATTTAATTCGTCCTGCCACACGTTTTAGTATGAAAGAGGATGATCCTGCTTTTACAGAGTTGTTAACAACAAATGCTTTTGTAGGTACATATTTTCCTCCCAAAACTTTGTTACTTGTTGAAACCTCTTTTACGCCGCAAGGAGGCACGCCAACTATTATGTGGAAAGATACTATAGGAAATTCCGATACAACAGATTACAACTTACAGACAAATTCGAACTTAATAGGTCTTGGAATGGATCAGGTTAAAATAGGACATATTTCTATGGGAGATTACTATTTAGATCAAAATATCGTGGTAAGCGGTTCTCCCGATGTTTCTAAGTCAGCAACTGTACCCGCAGAATATAGAGTTATTCCAGGAGGAGCTTATACAACAGAAATGTCTTCTTTGGAGTTGCTAAATTCAGGGACTACAACTATTTCTAGTGGTATTACTGTTGAAGTTGAAGAAAGATTATATCATAAAATAACAGGACTGGTTGCATCAGAGTCTTGGACTATTCAAGTGGCAACACCATTGCCTCCTGGAATCACAACACTTCCTGCCTCGAATTTGTACAAACAAAAGAGCACGATTGCAGGTTGCACTTTTGATATCAAATTGGAGGCTCCTTATACAACAGTAACGGGAACATCTTCAGAAAATATTATGAGTTATTACAGTACAAATTGTAAAAATACATTCTCCGCAGAACAAGCCGTAGCCATGCAGTTGGATATTGCATCTAGAGGTTTGGCAACTAGGTATCCAGCACCTACAGCGACATTAATAACCAGCCAAGTTGCTACTATTTACCCAGTACAAAATATAACAACGCCTAATAATACGGTTAACTTTTCGTGGAATGCTATAACAGGGGCTACGTCTTATCATGTTTATGTGTATCAAGTCGATGCATTAGGAAACCCGTTGCTAAATGGTGACAAATTAGATTTTATTGTTACGAGTCCTAATTTATCAGTTTCCCTAAAGCCTAGTAGCAAATACGAATGGAAAGTAACTCCTTTGAATGCTGTGAGTTTCTGCGATCCCAATACGAGTTCTAGTGAAGTGCTGTTTGAGACGGGGCTTAGTACTTCTGTTACCAGTTTGAATACGCCATTATCTACCCTAAATGTTTACCCTAACCCAATTGCTCAAGATAAGGTGGTAACACTAGAAATTAACTCAAAGGTAGTAGAACAAGTAACCGTATCCATTCTTAATGCATTGGGGCAAGAGGTAATGCCCGCACAGTCTGTAGAATTGATAGAAGGTGTTAATAAAAACCAATTGGATGTTCGGACATTATCAGCAGGATTGTACTTGATTAATGTAAAAAACAAAGATGGTATCCAAAGCAGTAAATTAGTAATTGAATAA